The following proteins come from a genomic window of Vicinamibacterales bacterium:
- a CDS encoding rod shape-determining protein translates to MGLGSFLSFLSTDLAIDLGTANTCVYAKGRGIVVNEPSMVAVNKVTGRVEAVGTGAKEMLGRTPGNIVAIKPMKDGVIADFDVTEKMLTYFIKKAHNGNVWVRPRIIIGVPSEITQVEKRAVKDSAYRAKASEVHLIEEAMAAAIGAGLPITEPAGSMIVDIGGGTTDIAVISLAGIVYSKAVRVAGNEMDEAIIQYIKKTYNLLIGERTSEQIKMELGSAYPLDQRLTMEIKGRHLIEGVPKTITISDEEIREALAETVNVIVDAVRIALERTPPELSADIVDRGIVITGGGSLLKNLDKRLREETGLPVSSAEDPLSSVVLGAGKMLGEFDLLRKIAID, encoded by the coding sequence ATGGGTCTTGGTTCGTTTCTCTCATTTCTCTCCACCGACTTGGCCATCGATCTCGGCACGGCCAATACCTGCGTGTACGCCAAGGGACGAGGCATCGTCGTCAACGAGCCCTCCATGGTGGCGGTCAACAAGGTCACCGGCCGGGTTGAGGCCGTCGGCACCGGCGCGAAGGAGATGCTCGGGCGCACGCCCGGCAACATCGTCGCCATCAAACCGATGAAGGACGGCGTGATCGCCGACTTCGACGTCACCGAGAAGATGCTGACGTACTTCATCAAGAAGGCCCACAACGGCAACGTCTGGGTGCGGCCGCGCATCATCATCGGCGTGCCGTCGGAGATTACCCAGGTCGAGAAGCGCGCCGTGAAAGACTCGGCGTATCGCGCCAAGGCCAGCGAGGTGCACCTGATTGAAGAGGCGATGGCCGCGGCGATCGGCGCCGGCCTGCCCATCACCGAGCCGGCCGGCAGCATGATCGTCGACATCGGCGGCGGCACCACCGACATCGCCGTGATCTCGCTGGCGGGCATCGTCTACAGCAAGGCCGTGCGCGTCGCCGGCAACGAGATGGATGAAGCGATCATCCAGTACATCAAGAAGACCTACAACCTGCTGATCGGCGAGCGCACCTCGGAGCAGATCAAGATGGAGCTCGGCTCCGCGTATCCGCTGGACCAGCGGCTGACCATGGAGATCAAGGGCCGCCACCTGATCGAAGGCGTGCCGAAGACCATCACCATCAGCGACGAGGAAATCCGCGAGGCCCTCGCCGAGACCGTCAACGTGATCGTGGACGCGGTCCGCATCGCGCTCGAGCGCACGCCCCCCGAGCTGTCGGCCGACATCGTCGATCGCGGCATCGTCATCACCGGCGGCGGGTCGCTGCTGAAGAACCTCGACAAGCGGCTGCGCGAAGAGACCGGCCTGCCGGTGTCGAGTGCGGAAGACCCGCTGTCGTCGGTCGTGCTCGGTGCCGGCAAGATGCTGGGCGAGTTCGATCTGCTCCGCAAGATCGCCATCGACTAA
- the mreC gene encoding rod shape-determining protein MreC: protein MAIADIRQRPGMLLGAAILLHVVLISAQVNTASGLPVLQVVTFGSFAEVQRGTMAVVNGVSNLWSGYIALRQVRTENEALKGELQTLQVRLQEEHAQAQRTDNLRQLLELRERANLDTTASEVIAGAASPEFRTVTIDKGTSDGLRTDMAVISPAGVVGRVILPSGRASKVQLLIDRNAAAGALIERTRVQGVVEGFGDGSLRMEYVPATSDVKPGDLVVTSGIDGIYPKGFVIGTIEQVDRGSGGYHQITVRPAVDFTRLEEVLIVRTPPASREVPEGES from the coding sequence ATGGCGATCGCCGACATCAGACAACGGCCGGGCATGCTGCTCGGCGCAGCCATCCTGCTGCACGTCGTGCTGATCTCCGCCCAGGTCAACACCGCCTCGGGGCTGCCGGTGCTCCAGGTAGTGACGTTCGGGTCGTTCGCGGAAGTGCAGCGCGGCACGATGGCCGTCGTCAACGGCGTCAGCAACCTGTGGTCGGGCTACATCGCGCTCCGCCAGGTCCGCACCGAGAACGAGGCGCTCAAGGGCGAACTGCAGACCCTGCAGGTGCGGTTGCAGGAAGAACACGCCCAGGCCCAGCGCACCGACAACCTGCGCCAGCTGCTCGAGTTGCGCGAGCGCGCCAACCTCGACACCACGGCGTCTGAAGTGATTGCCGGCGCCGCCAGCCCCGAGTTCCGCACGGTCACCATCGACAAGGGCACTTCGGACGGCCTCAGGACCGACATGGCGGTGATCTCGCCCGCCGGGGTCGTCGGGCGGGTGATTCTGCCGAGCGGCCGCGCTTCGAAGGTGCAGTTGCTGATCGATCGCAACGCCGCGGCCGGCGCGCTCATCGAACGCACCCGCGTGCAAGGCGTGGTCGAAGGGTTCGGCGACGGTTCGCTCCGCATGGAGTACGTGCCGGCCACGTCGGACGTGAAACCCGGCGACCTGGTCGTGACCTCGGGCATCGACGGCATCTATCCCAAGGGCTTCGTCATCGGCACCATCGAGCAGGTCGATCGCGGCAGCGGCGGCTATCATCAGATCACGGTGAGGCCCGCGGTGGACTTCACCCGCCTCGAGGAAGTGCTGATCGTGCGGACGCCGCCGGCGTCGCGCGAGGTGCCCGAGGGTGAGTCGTGA
- the mreD gene encoding rod shape-determining protein MreD — MRTAAAAAAILAALAAQTTLAGVVIRGTAAIDLVLIVVVYIALKSGPVTGLLAGTVAGLIQDAMSNPILGIGGLAKTIVGFLSGVLATQFILTGPLPRFVLLVMATALHAAIFMGLYVLLDLRQFPNPTPAVIGQALGNGFVGVVGFQLIEWLPGFVDRRRAGRFLKR; from the coding sequence GTGAGGACCGCCGCCGCGGCGGCCGCCATCCTGGCCGCGCTGGCGGCGCAGACCACGCTGGCGGGGGTCGTCATCCGCGGCACGGCTGCGATCGACCTCGTGCTGATCGTGGTCGTCTATATCGCGCTCAAGTCGGGGCCGGTCACCGGGCTCCTGGCCGGCACGGTCGCCGGGCTGATCCAGGACGCGATGTCGAACCCGATCCTGGGCATCGGCGGGCTGGCCAAGACCATCGTCGGCTTCCTGTCGGGGGTGCTGGCGACGCAGTTCATCCTGACCGGGCCGCTGCCGAGGTTTGTCCTGCTGGTCATGGCCACGGCCTTGCACGCCGCCATTTTCATGGGGCTCTACGTGTTGCTGGACCTTCGTCAGTTTCCTAACCCGACGCCGGCGGTGATCGGGCAGGCCCTGGGGAACGGGTTTGTCGGGGTGGTCGGGTTCCAGCTGATCGAATGGCTGCCCGGCTTCGTAGACCGGCGTCGCGCCGGGCGGTTTTTGAAGCGATAA
- the mrdA gene encoding penicillin-binding protein 2, whose protein sequence is MAIGEDRRRLTTRLIVLRVSVAVAFGLLACGFWFFQVVQHAKFQEMAENNHQRTLTLRAPRGIMFDRTGRLLVENRNSFNISIVREHTKDLDRTVRTLASVTGVEEKTVREIVDRQRREPSYRPIVIIQDATLAQVAAVTARRLDFELPDVIVQEVPTREYPDQSMAAHLIGYVGEASEDQVAADRLASGSIVGQFGIERVYNKMLMGEDGARRVVVNSMGREIRTLEEVPPVQGRRVQLTINYAMQQAAEDAFKAYGRWGSAIVLEPKTGDVLTLTSLPAFDPNDFATGIDRATWNQLNTDKLRPLQNRAIQGRYSPGSTFKIVVATAALEEGVITPERQIYCPGGGTFYGRFFKCHLAGGHGYMDMRHAIEKSCNTYFYTLGDMLGVDRMHLWAEKLGLAGKSGIDLPNEVESIVPSTEWKKQRTGEKWYAGETISVAIGQGQLSVTPMSMAVMMATVGNGGTRVIPRLVKAFDDGQGWMPVPIPPSPYAPFLLKPATIAAVRDGLWMAVNGAGTARRAMVAGRDVAGKTGTAQVISNQGKERARGSEKDLRDHGWFVFVTPRDNPELAGVIFAEHAEHGSEGATIARHIIETYYAQRDGQPLPVLTVPAPAPALVRAAVISGPGGGTR, encoded by the coding sequence ATGGCCATAGGCGAAGATCGGCGCCGTCTCACCACCCGGCTCATCGTGCTACGGGTGTCGGTGGCGGTGGCGTTCGGCCTGCTCGCCTGCGGCTTCTGGTTCTTCCAGGTGGTGCAGCACGCCAAGTTCCAGGAGATGGCGGAGAACAACCATCAGCGCACGCTGACGTTGCGCGCCCCGCGCGGCATCATGTTCGATCGCACCGGCCGCCTGCTCGTGGAAAACCGCAACTCCTTCAACATCTCGATTGTCCGCGAGCACACCAAGGACCTCGATCGCACGGTGCGCACGCTGGCTTCGGTCACCGGCGTCGAGGAGAAGACGGTCCGCGAGATCGTCGATCGCCAGCGCCGCGAGCCGAGCTATCGCCCGATCGTGATCATCCAGGACGCCACGCTGGCCCAGGTCGCGGCCGTCACGGCGCGGCGCCTCGACTTCGAGCTGCCGGATGTCATCGTCCAGGAAGTGCCGACGCGCGAATACCCGGACCAGTCGATGGCGGCGCACCTGATTGGCTACGTCGGTGAGGCGAGCGAGGACCAGGTGGCCGCCGACCGGCTCGCCAGCGGCTCGATCGTCGGGCAATTCGGGATCGAGCGCGTCTACAACAAGATGCTGATGGGCGAAGACGGCGCGCGCCGCGTGGTCGTCAACAGCATGGGCCGCGAAATCCGCACCCTCGAGGAAGTGCCGCCGGTGCAGGGCCGCCGCGTGCAGCTGACCATCAACTACGCGATGCAGCAGGCGGCCGAGGACGCGTTCAAGGCCTACGGCCGCTGGGGCTCGGCCATCGTGCTCGAGCCGAAGACCGGCGACGTGCTGACGCTCACCAGCCTGCCGGCCTTCGATCCCAATGACTTCGCCACCGGCATCGATCGCGCGACCTGGAACCAGCTCAACACCGACAAGTTGAGGCCACTGCAGAACCGCGCGATCCAGGGCCGCTACTCGCCGGGCTCGACGTTCAAGATCGTGGTCGCCACCGCCGCCCTCGAAGAGGGCGTGATCACTCCCGAGCGCCAGATTTACTGCCCGGGCGGCGGCACGTTCTACGGCCGCTTCTTCAAGTGCCACCTGGCCGGCGGGCATGGTTACATGGACATGCGGCACGCCATCGAGAAGTCGTGCAACACCTACTTCTACACGCTGGGCGACATGCTCGGCGTGGACCGGATGCACCTCTGGGCCGAGAAGCTCGGGCTGGCCGGCAAGAGCGGGATTGACCTGCCCAACGAAGTGGAGAGCATCGTCCCCTCGACCGAGTGGAAGAAACAGCGGACTGGGGAGAAGTGGTACGCGGGCGAGACCATCTCCGTCGCCATCGGCCAGGGCCAGCTGTCGGTGACCCCGATGTCGATGGCGGTGATGATGGCCACCGTCGGCAACGGCGGCACTCGCGTGATCCCGCGGCTGGTGAAGGCGTTCGATGATGGCCAGGGCTGGATGCCAGTGCCGATCCCGCCCAGCCCGTATGCGCCATTCCTCCTGAAGCCGGCCACGATTGCGGCGGTGCGCGATGGCCTGTGGATGGCGGTGAACGGCGCCGGCACGGCGAGACGCGCGATGGTCGCCGGCCGCGACGTCGCCGGCAAGACCGGCACGGCGCAGGTGATTTCGAACCAGGGCAAGGAGCGCGCCCGCGGCAGCGAGAAGGATCTGCGCGACCACGGCTGGTTCGTGTTCGTGACCCCGCGCGACAACCCGGAACTGGCCGGTGTGATCTTCGCCGAGCACGCCGAGCACGGCTCCGAAGGCGCGACCATCGCCCGGCACATCATCGAGACCTACTACGCGCAGCGCGACGGCCAGCCGTTGCCGGTGCTGACCGTGCCGGCCCCCGCGCCGGCGCTGGTGCGCGCCGCCGTCATCAGCGGGCCGGGCGGAGGCACACGCTAG
- the rodA gene encoding rod shape-determining protein RodA produces MFERRLYYHIDWLLIGAVIAIVAIGLAMIYSTTGGAGRVYWTQVYAVGLGAMAFVLCLMFDYRSLADKSHFFYLAMVAALIGVLFFGAVRGGSRRWIDLGFFNLQPSEFAKATLALMLAKMLGEERRAALTNTDLAIAVVLTAVPFLVIARQPDLGTAVTLLPILLVVAYVAGMPMKYVYAMVLVAVLAAPIAYKFGLQDYQRERISTFLDPAQDPRGAGYQQIQARITVGSGGVWGKGFMGGTQGQLRFLPVAHNDFIFSVLAEEQGLVGVLVALGLYLFVIVRALDAARLAKDRLGAYLVLGVLSSFTFQVVYNITMSAGLAPVKGLTLPLMSYGGSSMIATLAGFGLILNVRMRRFTN; encoded by the coding sequence GTGTTCGAGCGCCGGCTCTATTACCACATCGACTGGCTGCTGATCGGCGCCGTGATCGCGATCGTCGCGATCGGCCTGGCGATGATCTACAGCACCACCGGGGGCGCCGGCCGCGTCTACTGGACGCAGGTCTACGCCGTCGGCCTGGGCGCGATGGCGTTCGTGCTGTGCCTGATGTTCGACTACCGGTCGCTCGCCGACAAGTCGCATTTCTTCTACCTGGCGATGGTCGCGGCGCTGATCGGCGTGCTGTTCTTTGGCGCCGTCCGCGGCGGCTCGCGCCGGTGGATCGACCTGGGCTTCTTCAACCTGCAGCCGTCGGAGTTCGCCAAGGCGACGCTGGCGCTGATGCTCGCCAAGATGCTGGGCGAAGAGCGGCGCGCGGCGCTCACCAACACCGACCTGGCCATCGCCGTGGTGCTCACTGCGGTGCCGTTCCTGGTCATCGCGCGCCAGCCCGACCTGGGCACGGCCGTCACCCTGCTGCCCATCCTGCTGGTGGTCGCCTACGTGGCCGGCATGCCGATGAAGTACGTCTACGCCATGGTGCTGGTCGCCGTGCTCGCCGCGCCCATCGCCTACAAGTTCGGCCTGCAGGACTATCAGCGGGAACGCATTTCCACCTTCCTCGATCCGGCGCAGGACCCCCGTGGCGCCGGCTACCAGCAGATCCAGGCCCGCATCACCGTCGGCTCCGGCGGCGTGTGGGGCAAAGGCTTCATGGGGGGCACGCAGGGTCAGCTGCGCTTCCTTCCCGTCGCGCACAACGACTTCATCTTCTCGGTGCTCGCCGAGGAGCAGGGGCTGGTCGGGGTGCTCGTCGCGCTCGGGTTGTACTTGTTTGTGATTGTGCGCGCGCTCGATGCGGCCCGTCTGGCCAAGGACCGACTCGGCGCCTATCTCGTCCTGGGCGTACTCTCGTCGTTTACGTTCCAGGTTGTCTACAACATCACCATGTCGGCGGGTCTGGCGCCGGTCAAGGGGCTCACGCTGCCGCTGATGAGT